From the Acidobacteriota bacterium genome, the window CCGGTGAACCGAGCTCCCTTCTCGCTCCTGCGAAATCCTCTCTCTTTGCACTGTCGATTGAAAACCAGTCGCTGGCCTCACCCCAAACCGCTGATTTTGGCCTCATCCCAGACCGGCGCGAACAGCGGGGTACGACGTGGCGGCGGTGAGCCTCCCCGTCCGGGCGGTCGGGGGGGACTACCACGACGTCATCTGCGTCGATGGGCACCGCTTCGCCCTCTGCGTGGCGGACGTCTCGGGAAAAGGCCTCAGCGCCGCCCTGCTGATGGCCAACGTCCAGGCCGTCGTGCGGAGCCTTGTCCTGTCGGCGCCTCCCGTGGAGACGCTCGCCGGCCGGACCAACGCTCTCGTCTGCCGCAACACGGGGGGCGAGCACTTCGTCACCCTCTTCTTCGGGGTCCTCGACACTGCGGAGCACCGCTTCCGGTACGTCAATGCCGGTCACAACCCGCCCATCCTGCTTCGGAAGGGGCGTCCCGCCCTGGAACTGACCGAAGGCGGGCTGATCCTGGGGGTCCTGGAGGACGCCGTCTACGAACCCGGCGCGGTAGACCTCGAGCCGGGGGACCTCCTGGTGATGTTCTCGGACGGGGTCACGGAAGCGTGGGGGGAAGGCGGCGCGGAGTACGGGACGACCCGGCTCCTGGAAACGGTTGCCGCCTGCCTCGAGGGGAATGACACCGCGGCCGGCATCCGGGACTGCATCCTGCGCTCGGTGCGCCGGCACGCGGGCCCCAAGGGACCCGGCGACGACCTCACCCTCCTCGTCCTCCGCCGCCTCCCCCCCGAGCCCAAAGGGGTCGAATGTGAATAGTAAGGGAGACAGGCAATGCCCCCGACCCCGAAGGGGTCGAATGTGAATAGAAAAGGAGACAGGCGATGCCCCCGACCCCGAAGGGGTCGAATGTGCGGAACGGGTGATTCACNNNNNNNNNNNNNNNNNNNNNNNNNNNNNNNNNNNNNNNNNNNNNNNNNNNNNNNNNNNNNNNNNNNNNNNNNNNNNNNNNNNNNNNNNNNNNNNNNNNNGTTCGACCCCTTCGGGGTCGGGCGGTGTGTGAAGCGCTCATTCTATTCACGTTCGACCCCTTCGGGGTCGGGCGGTGTGTGAAGCGCTCATTCTATTCACGTTCGACCCCTTCGGGGTCGGGCGGTGTGTGAAGCGCTCATTCTATTCACGTTCGACCCCTTCGGGGTCGGGCGGTGGGGTGACGCGCTCATTCTCGGGGGTGGACGAAAAGGGTGAAGCCGGCCGGTGCCCGCAGGGGATGTGGACACGCCCCCGAAAGCCCCGGCCGCCCCGGGGTCTTTTCAGCCCCCGGCCACGGCCTCGAGGGTGCGGAGGTAGTCCGCGAGGATCCGGGCGTGGTCGAAGGCGAGGGGGGAGGGGAGGTGGACGGTCTCGAAGAAGCGGGCGTCGCCGGCGTCGTCGCCGGCGTGGGCTTCCCCGTCGGCCGTCGCCGCGAAGACCACGCTGACGGTGTGGCCGCGGGGGTCCCTGGCCGGGTCCGAGTAGACGCCGAGCAGCCGGAGGTCGCGCACCTGCAGGCCGGTCTCCTCCAGCGCCTCCCGTGCGGCGGCCGCCTCCACGGTCTCGCCCACGTCCACGAAACCGCCGGGCAGGGCCCAGCCGTGCGGGGGGTTCTTTCGCCGGATGAGCAGGACCCGGCGGGGGTGGCCCTGCCGGATGAGGATGTCCACGGTGAGAAGCGGGGTCCTGATGTTCACGGAAGCCTCCGGTTTCGGTGATCACGCCGGTCTCGGGAACGCCGGCGCCCTGGCGGCGACCTTCTGCGAACCAAATCGCGATCTCAGGCAGGAGGCCGGCACTCCCGGGGTTTTTGGGCGGGGCGTTCCGGTGAAGACGGGAGCCGGTTCCGCCCCTTGGCGATGGTAGCGTCGGCGGCCGGTGATGGCAAGCTCAAATGTCCGTCCGAAGGCGGATTTCGGGACGGTGAGCGTCGGCACGGGCGGGCCGGCGGGAGCGTTTGCCCGCTTTTCTTTTGGGAAGGGATCTGGTAGAATGTGCCTGTCCCGGAAAGCGGACGAGGATCGTAAAAGCGCGGGCGACTCTTTCCCGGCTGCGGGTCCCCGCCGGTCCGGTCGTGGGAATCCTTGGAAACGAGAGACGTTTCATGGCATCGGAAAAGCCGTCGGGCCCCCCATCCGTCTCGGTGATCGTGCCGCTGTACAACGCCGAGGGGTGGGTGATGTCCCTGGTCGAGGACATCCACAACAGCATCACCAGCCGGATCCCCTTCTCGGAGATCCTTCTCGTGGACGACCAGAGCCGGGACAAGACCTGGGCCATCCTCCGGGAGCTGAAGGAAGTCTACGAGGAGATGAAGATCTTCCGGATGCGCGAGACGAGCGGGCTCGGCGCGTGCAGCGTGAGGGGGTTCCTCGAGGCGAAGAGCCGGATCATGTTCCACTTCGAGCCCCACTGCGTCTGGAAGGCCGAGATCTTCTGGGCCATGGCGCAGAAGCGGGCGGAGATGGGCAAGGGCGCCGTGTTCGCCGTGCGGGACGCTTCCCGGCGCCGGTTCCGGGAGAAGGCCTACTTCTCCCTCTTCCGGACCCAGTACATCGAACCCTGGTCGCTCCCGGTCCCCGACGCGGCCTCCCCGGCGCAGCTCTTCTCCAAGTCGGACTTCGACAAGGTCCACGTGCTTCTGCCCGAGAACGCCGTCGCCCCCAGCCTGGACCTCTACCTGATGTTCATGTTCTTCGGGGTCCCCGTGGACACCTATGTGCTCGGTGACACCTTCCACCTCGGCGACAAGCGGCGCTCCCTCCCGCCCATCTTCTCGGGGCTGCAGACGATCCAGCGGTGCGGCGAAGAGATCGAGAAGCTGCGCAAGGACCTCCACCGCATCGAAGGGCTTCTCGAGATATGAGCGGGACGGCAGGCCGACTTCGTCTCCCGGTGACGGTGGTTCTGGCCGCGGTCTGCATCGCGCTCGCCCCGCAGGCGTCCCCCCCTTCGCCGGAATTCCTTCACGCGGGCCTGTCGGGGAGCGATCCCCTCCACATCGGCAAGCCGTTCACCGTCATCGTGGAGGCCGAAGCCCCCGCCGGGGTGAACTGGGATTTCCCGGCCGCCCCGCGCCGGTTCGGGTACTTCACCCTCCGCTCCGCCGTCGCCGAGGCCGGGAAGGACGGCAACCCGAACCGATGGGTTATCCGCCTGGTTTTCCAAGCGTTTCGCACGGGCGAGCTGCCCCTGCCGCGCATCCCGCTGAAGTGGGAGGCCGGGGCGGGGGCGGGCGGCCTGCTGGCGTGGGACCCTCCCCGCGTGACGGTGCGCGACCTTCTGGAGGGGCCGGGGCCCTTCCAACCCAAGCCCTCCCGCGGCGGCTTCGACGTCCGGGCCCCGGCTTGGTGGCCGTGGTGGGCCACGGTCGCGGGGGCGGCACTGTTGGCGGCCGCAGCGTGGTTCGTGTGGAGGCGACGCCGGCGCGCCGCCGCGACCGGGGACGGCGAAGTCGGGGAGATCGTCAGTCTCCAGGGCTTTCTCGACCGGCTGGACGCCTTGCGGAAGCGGGGGCGCGGGGGCCTGGAAGACCGCAAGACGGCCGCGGCGGCGATGGAGCTTTTCCGGGAATACCTGGAGTGGCGCTTCGGGATCGACCTCTCGGCCCTGACCACGCGGGAAATCCTGTCGGCCCTCGACGCCTGTCTCGCCGACGGGCCGATCGACCCCTCCCGTTTCGAGCAGCTCCTCCGGTCGGGGGAGTTCGCCTGCTTCGCGCCGGAACCGTCCGGGGCGAAGAAACTGCTGGACGAGCTGAAAAAAGGGATGCTGGAGCTGGGCTCCCCGGAACCGGCCCCGGAGGAGACGAATGCTTCGCTTTCAGCCGCTTCCTGAGGCGCTCTGGGTTGCCTTGCTCCTCGGGGCCCTCGTGTTGCTCCGGCGGACGGTGTTCCGGAAGGATGCACAGAGCCTCCATTTCCCGGCCACCGCCGAGATCCGGCGGCTCTCCGGCCCCGGCCGGCTGATCCCGATCGTGGGGCGCGCCCTCCGGTGGGCGGCCCTGGCGGTCCTCGCCGTCGGCCTCTGCAACCCGGTGGTGCGCGAGACCGTGGAGGTGGAGGGGACCCGGGGGGTGGACATCGTGCTGACCCTGGACGTCTCCACCTCCATGTCCGCGCGGGACTTTCAACCCAGCCGCCTGGAGGCCGCCCGGGTCGTCCTGCGGGATTTCATCCGTCGTCGCCCCCACGACCGGATGTCGCTGGTCACGTTCGCGGGGGAGGCCTGGGTGCAGTGTCCCCTGACGTCGGACCACTACAGCCTGCAATCCCTCCTGGAATCCGTTTCCCTGACCCCCTTTGAAACAGACGGGACCGCCGTCGGGATGGCGCTGGCCTACTCGGTCAACCGGCTTCGGGAATCCCGGGCCGGAAACCGGATCGTGGTGCTGCTGACGGACGGCGTCAACAACCGGGGGGAGATCTCGCCCCTGCAAGCAGCGGAATTCTGCCGGACCTACCGGATCCGGGTCTACACGGTGACCATCGGAAGCCGGGGGGAGACCGAGGTCATGGCCCGGGCCCCCGACGGTTCCCCGACCTGGATCCGGTCAAGCGTGGACTTCGATGCCGAGACCGCGGAGAAAATAGCCCGGTCCACCGGCGGTCGCGCCTTCCTGGCCTCCGACCCCCGGGCGCTGGAAGGCATCTACGCCGAGATCGACCGCCTGGAGAAGACCCAACTGGAGCGGAAGGTGGTCTGGAGAGACCGCGAGATGCTCCCCGTCTTCGCGGTGGTGTCCCTGATCCTGACGGCCCTCGCCCTCGTGCCGACCCTGTTCCACCCCGACGCGATGTGAGCCGATCGGCCCTTGAGGATAGCGCAAAAAGCCCGGACCCGTCAAACCACAAAGAACGCAAAGAACACCCTTAATCAAAGATATCAATGTATTTCAGGCTCATCTGCCTTTGTGTTCTCTGCGTTCTTTGGGGTTGAAGCGATCTATTGCGGGGATGACAGCCGCGGGTGGAAGCGCGCGTGAGCAAGCGTTCAGCCTGTCTTTCAGAGCGACGCCGGACGGTTGCGGCTCTGAAGGCTGTTTTCCTCGGATGGGGCTCAGTTCGTGCGGCGGACGTGCACCGCCTTGCCCACCACCCGGACCACCTCGACGTCGTCGCCCAGGGCGACGCCGCCGGCGGTCTCCGGGTAGGCGATCCAGTCCCTGCCCTCGCAGTGGAGGAGGAAGATTTCGCCGCGGGCGTTGACGACGTCGCGGATCTTCCCGGCGAACCCTACGATGCCCAGGGCCTCGGGGTCGTCCGGCAGTCGGCGGAGCCTTCGGAAGGCGGGTTTCAGGAGGAACCCGAAAGCCAGCGAGCCCAGTAGGAGAACGCCGATCTGCACGGCGAGGTTGAAGCGGAGCGAAGCGGCCGCCGCCGACACGAAACCGGCCGCCAGCGAAACGAAGGGCCGAAACCGGGTGAACAGGAA encodes:
- a CDS encoding PP2C family protein-serine/threonine phosphatase gives rise to the protein MAAVSLPVRAVGGDYHDVICVDGHRFALCVADVSGKGLSAALLMANVQAVVRSLVLSAPPVETLAGRTNALVCRNTGGEHFVTLFFGVLDTAEHRFRYVNAGHNPPILLRKGRPALELTEGGLILGVLEDAVYEPGAVDLEPGDLLVMFSDGVTEAWGEGGAEYGTTRLLETVAACLEGNDTAAGIRDCILRSVRRHAGPKGPGDDLTLLVLRRLPPEPKGVECE
- a CDS encoding NUDIX hydrolase, which produces MNIRTPLLTVDILIRQGHPRRVLLIRRKNPPHGWALPGGFVDVGETVEAAAAREALEETGLQVRDLRLLGVYSDPARDPRGHTVSVVFAATADGEAHAGDDAGDARFFETVHLPSPLAFDHARILADYLRTLEAVAGG
- a CDS encoding glycosyltransferase family 2 protein: MASEKPSGPPSVSVIVPLYNAEGWVMSLVEDIHNSITSRIPFSEILLVDDQSRDKTWAILRELKEVYEEMKIFRMRETSGLGACSVRGFLEAKSRIMFHFEPHCVWKAEIFWAMAQKRAEMGKGAVFAVRDASRRRFREKAYFSLFRTQYIEPWSLPVPDAASPAQLFSKSDFDKVHVLLPENAVAPSLDLYLMFMFFGVPVDTYVLGDTFHLGDKRRSLPPIFSGLQTIQRCGEEIEKLRKDLHRIEGLLEI
- a CDS encoding DUF4381 family protein, whose protein sequence is MSGTAGRLRLPVTVVLAAVCIALAPQASPPSPEFLHAGLSGSDPLHIGKPFTVIVEAEAPAGVNWDFPAAPRRFGYFTLRSAVAEAGKDGNPNRWVIRLVFQAFRTGELPLPRIPLKWEAGAGAGGLLAWDPPRVTVRDLLEGPGPFQPKPSRGGFDVRAPAWWPWWATVAGAALLAAAAWFVWRRRRRAAATGDGEVGEIVSLQGFLDRLDALRKRGRGGLEDRKTAAAAMELFREYLEWRFGIDLSALTTREILSALDACLADGPIDPSRFEQLLRSGEFACFAPEPSGAKKLLDELKKGMLELGSPEPAPEETNASLSAAS
- a CDS encoding VWA domain-containing protein gives rise to the protein MLRFQPLPEALWVALLLGALVLLRRTVFRKDAQSLHFPATAEIRRLSGPGRLIPIVGRALRWAALAVLAVGLCNPVVRETVEVEGTRGVDIVLTLDVSTSMSARDFQPSRLEAARVVLRDFIRRRPHDRMSLVTFAGEAWVQCPLTSDHYSLQSLLESVSLTPFETDGTAVGMALAYSVNRLRESRAGNRIVVLLTDGVNNRGEISPLQAAEFCRTYRIRVYTVTIGSRGETEVMARAPDGSPTWIRSSVDFDAETAEKIARSTGGRAFLASDPRALEGIYAEIDRLEKTQLERKVVWRDREMLPVFAVVSLILTALALVPTLFHPDAM